In Trueperaceae bacterium, one DNA window encodes the following:
- a CDS encoding metal-sensitive transcriptional regulator: MSTTCPTDEVYLTPEAEKRIRNRLRRLGGQVSGIERMLEEHKSCDDILVQVAALKQAVNGVAAELVQAHMESCVLPRVEAGGAEGREALESLKGALSRVMKHG; the protein is encoded by the coding sequence ATGAGCACGACATGTCCGACCGACGAGGTCTATCTGACGCCGGAGGCGGAGAAGAGGATCCGTAACCGCTTGCGCCGCCTGGGCGGGCAGGTGTCCGGTATCGAGCGTATGCTCGAGGAGCACAAGAGCTGCGACGACATCCTGGTCCAGGTCGCGGCGTTGAAGCAGGCCGTGAACGGCGTGGCCGCCGAGCTCGTCCAGGCGCACATGGAGAGCTGTGTCCTTCCGCGCGTCGAGGCGGGCGGCGCCGAGGGCCGGGAGGCGTTGGAGAGCCTCAAGGGCGCACTGAGCCGGGTGATGAAGCATGGCTGA
- a CDS encoding mercuric transporter MerT family protein, whose product MAERNRTGEIPIADEREEIDRASRRGLWASLGAVGAAFLGALCCVGPLLFVAFGVGAGLASTFEPLRPVFGILMVLGLGTGFYTVYGRRRLAEAQCEPGEVCSVPRSRRRDRVILWTATALALVFWTFPTWSTWLV is encoded by the coding sequence ATGGCTGAGCGGAACCGAACCGGCGAGATACCGATCGCAGACGAGCGGGAGGAGATTGATCGCGCTTCGCGACGCGGGCTCTGGGCCTCGCTCGGCGCGGTGGGCGCGGCGTTCCTGGGCGCGCTCTGCTGCGTGGGGCCTCTGCTCTTCGTGGCCTTCGGCGTCGGCGCCGGGCTCGCGAGCACCTTCGAGCCGCTTCGCCCCGTTTTCGGCATCCTCATGGTGCTCGGCCTCGGGACCGGGTTCTACACGGTCTACGGCCGGCGGCGCCTGGCCGAGGCGCAGTGCGAGCCCGGGGAGGTCTGCTCCGTGCCGAGGAGTCGCAGGCGCGACAGGGTGATCCTGTGGACGGCGACCGCGCTCGCGCTCGTGTTCTGGACGTTTCCGACCTGGTCCACCTGGCTCGTCTGA